From a single Pseudoliparis swirei isolate HS2019 ecotype Mariana Trench chromosome 12, NWPU_hadal_v1, whole genome shotgun sequence genomic region:
- the LOC130202475 gene encoding uncharacterized protein LOC130202475 isoform X3 — protein MWRLGNISLLWNLMAAVIFLGQARPNMKVNSQSSSGIHSDCVGNLMRLSLDKALAVGNELEVAAINGTQYIVLTPNLAAQCGYSMESDLWGNTRIYSSLLGCYVDNKEDQTFNVGLRLRMYSPTQSDVVTHDVTQTCSYTRWASREILCDRNYMEVSHHIATSEAKGQAQDVKWIDTIPDDSGAEHGIWKLTFYTPEPVSMVLREAEQAGYGAMLTSTRLVMRSPYNTAETYSEDVDGVSMEVFRVSAYYKAPLGLSVVNLAAACPTGGVLVLNDVISWHVPRRLKPLVDDSFEILEKHMGINGKRLDRSQMASRGYTLSTTEFHIVIEIPVGSPDGYYKSHAPDYQYHIAYIVEPMLEVLWRTTGTQDDTRYKVLFPITTPLVLQPLHVQENTVPEARVFSVVLGPLLHDVVLRNITFLTKVLTVEESNARGFTVQEHLYSNGTKSISVLVPFDADIVLKDNPELLVTTYFLSLVFGFMIIPEEAPFAHPVELQASLQDVELPTITGTCDQNQFYISVKYGSQGNNLKAMVGHQQLTPEMADYQFQENGTHFSLVLPYTAKDTTFELITSDSLRASVDFFLLHTSNDWVLADLFLTCNFPLTTTQCYPNGTMTATAVKVDSVADIPSRLTLKDQSCKPAYSDDRFAYFSFSVASCGTKRTFFDHYMLYENEIALPYNKKASQVGPQYRQTISCYYVVNETQTVGFSSKPRLFEPTAEIGSGQLMVQMRLAQDSLYELFYQAEDYPVVKYLRQPLYFEVELLESTDPNLELILENCWATLDEDQTSLPSWDIIVDSCENPDDSYVTIFHPVVSDARVLDPSHIKRFSMKMFTFTKDEEVLKDEIFVHCDVEICDAHSQADGSCRGQCVKPAHQMNYRQERKRVQRGIDSTNQRQISSGPIVLTSG, from the exons ATGTGGAGGCTTGGTAACAT AAGTTTGTTATGGAACTTGATGGCTGCAGTAATCTTCTTGGGTCAAGCAAGGCCAAATATGAAGGTCAATTCACAGTCAA GCAGTGGCATACATTCAGACTGCGTGGGTAATCTAATGAGGCTGTCATTGGACAAGGCCCTAGCAGTAGGGAATGAGCTTGAGGTGGCGGCCATCA ATGGCACCCAGTACATTGTGTTAACTCCCAACTTGGCTGCTCAGTGTGGATACAGCATGGAGTCTGACCTGTGGGGTAACACTCGAATCTACTCGTCTCTGCTGGGCTGCTACGTGGACAACAAA gaGGATCAAACATTTAATGTTGGCTTAAGGCTCCGCATGTACAGCCCCACTCAGTCAGACGTGGTTACCCATGATGTGACGCAGACTTGCAGCTACACTCGGTGGGCCTCTAGGGAGATTCTCTGCGACAGGAACTACATGGAA GTGTCGCACCACATTGCTACATCTGAAGCTAAGGGACAGGCTCAAGATGTGAAATGGATCGACACCATTCCAGAT GACTCTGGGGCAGAACATGGTATCTGGAAGTTGACATTTTACACCCCAGAACCAGTTTCAATGGTACTGAGGGAGGCTGAACAAGCCGGCTACGGTGCCATGTTGACCTCGACCCGGCTAGTTATGCGATCCCCGTACAATACAGCAGAGACTTATTCGGAGGAT GTGGATGGAGTCTCCATGGAAGTGTTCAGGGTGAGTGCCTACTACAAGGCACCACTTGGTCTGAGTGTGGTGAACTTGGCAGCTGCTTGTCCCACAG GTGGCGTCCTCGTCCTTAACGATGTAATCTCTTGGCACGTACCTCGCCGTCTGAAACCTCTGGTAGATGACAGCTTTGAAATCTTAGAAAAGCACATGGGCATCAACGGGAAGAGGCTTGATAGATCTCAGATGGCCTCCAGAGGGTACACGCTGTCCACCACAGAGTTCCACATCGTCATAGAGATCCCAGTCGGATCACCTGATGGATACTACAAG AGCCATGCTCCAGATTACCAGTACCACATCGCCTACATTGTGGAGCCCATGCTTGAGGTACTGTGGCGGACCACTGGCACTCAAGATGATACCAGATACAAGGTTTTGTTCCCCATTACCACCCCTCTTGTGCTTCAACCTCTCCACGTGCAAGAAA ATACTGTCCCAGAAGCCCGGGTGTTTAGTGTTGTCTTGGGGCCCCTTCTTCATGATGTGGTGCTGAGGAACATCACCTTCCTCACCAAGGTGCTCACTGTTGAAGAGAGCAATGCCAGAGGCTTTACCGTCCAGGAGCACCTCTACTCCAATGGAACCAAGAGCATCTCTGTGTTGGTGCCCTTTGATGCAGATATTGTCCTGAAAGAT AATCCTGAACTTTTGGTTACAACCTacttcctctctctggtctttGGGTTCATGATCATTCCTGAAGAAGCTCCATTTGCCCACCCCGTCGAGTTGCAGGCATCTCTGCAGGATGTTG AGCTACCAACCATCACTGGCacctgtgaccagaaccagtttTACATCAGTGTGAAATACGGGAGTCAAGGCAACAATTTGAAGGCAATGGTTGGACATCAACAGCTGACACCTGAGATGGCTGACTACCAGTTCCAAGAAAATGGAACACACTTCAGTCTTGTACTGCCGTACACTGCCAAGGACACAACCTTTGAG CTGATCACCTCAGATTCACTAAGGGCCAGCGTTGACTTCTTTCTGTTGCATACCAGCAACGACTGGGTGCTTGCTGATCTTTTCTTGACCTGCAACTTCCCCTTAACAACAACCC AGTGCTACCCCAATGGAACGATGACCGCTACGGCTGTAAAGGTGGATTCTGTGGCCGATATCCCGAGTAGGCTGACCCTAAAGGACCAGTCCTGCAAACCGGCATACAGCGATGATCGCTTTGCATATTTCTCTTtcagtgttgcttcctgtggaACCAAAAGAACA ttctttgaccactacatgctgtatgaaAATGAGATTGCCTTGCCTTACAACAAAAAAGCATCACAAGTTGGACCTCAGTACAG ACAAACGATTTCCTGCTACTATGTGGTCAATGAGACTCAGACTGTTGGCTTCAGCTCAAAACCAAGACTCTTTGAACCCACCGCAGAGATCGGCTCAGGACAGCTGATGGTGCAAATGAGGCTAGCCCAGG ATTCATTGTACGAGCTCTTCTATCAAGCAGAAGATTATCCAGTTGTGAAATATTTGAGGCAGCCTCTGTATTTTGAGGTGGAGCTGCTTGAGTCTACTGACCCAAATTTGGAGCTCATCTTAGAGAACTGTTGGGCTACACTTGATGAAGACCAGACATCTCTGCCTAGCTGGGATATCATTGTGGACAG CTGTGAGAATCCAGATGACAGCTATGTGACAATTTTCCATCCTGTTGTGAGCGACGCCAGGGTTTTAGACCCATCCCACATCAAACGCTTCTCTATGAAGATGTTCACCTTCACTAAAGATGAGGAGGTTCTGAAGGACGAG ATCTTTGTCCACTGTGATGTAGAGATTTGTGACGCGCACAGCCAAGCAGATGGTTCATGCAGAGGCCAGTGTGTGAAACCTGCGCACCAGATGAACTACAGACAAGAGCGAAAAAGGG TGCAAAGGGGAATAGACTCTACCAACCAAAGGCAAATCTCCTCTGGGCCTATTGTGTTGACCTCtggttaa
- the ttc32 gene encoding tetratricopeptide repeat protein 32, which translates to MEEDNPPILEYAHSEFKKQHFKRAEELYTKFISSCAQLRECEASNLAGAYNNRGQIKYLRVDFDEAVDDFTSSIQTDSQFEIPLYNRGLIRYRLGFFDDAKRDFQQALELNPDFEDAKVSLQQTLLDQQHKIERGYLQLHQL; encoded by the exons ATGGAGGAAGATAATCCCCCAATACTTGAATATGCTCACTCTGAGTTTAAAAAACAGCATTTCAAACGGGCAGAAGAACTTTACACAAAGTTTATCTCGTCCTGCGCACAGCTCAG AGAATGTGAAGCTAGTAATTTGGCTGGAGCTTATAACAACCGTGGACAGATAAAGTATCTCCGTGTGGATTTTGATGAAGCAGTAGATGACTTCACTTCCTCAATACAGACTGACAGCCAGTTTGAAATACCTCTCTACAACAGAGGACTCATCCGCTACAGACTAG GTTTTTTTGACGACGCCAAGAGGGACTTCCAGCAAGCATTGGAGCTCAATCCAGATTTTGAAGATGCCAAAGTGAGCCTGCAACAGACACTTCTGGACCAGCAGCACAAGATAGAAAGGGGCTACTTACAGCTTCATCAACTATAG
- the matn3a gene encoding matrilin-3a — MSHLWIGQTVRRVGLRARHTWRRLDRSRTIWDEERAAVRPPGGLHMQIRMKSFLCSLFSLLLADVLATYHLSAGDPQLIAAQSYAQTRSNGRPPFRTLNPAIHRSDYTYRGGYHSHYQPPRNHPPLMYRHVPLSPPETYHRPLVAMPPYHNRFKGPVVPQMHHIYNGLSPPVAQHPHQRLKGPFPYKVKGPCPTMSDPTVPRAPVAHPPAAPPILPEHTVQPTLPATTVAPVTTSLPVVVTTVPPVETTAPVKPLVSTQSGLITTVSPVETEMDSQCRSRPLDLVFIIDSSRSVRPGEFEKVKIFLADMVDTLDVGSDATRVAVVNYASTVKIEFLLKSHYNKPSMKKAISRIEPLATGTMTGLAIKTAVNEAFTEQSGARLRSRNISKVAIIVTDGRPQDLVEEVSASARASGIEIYAVGVDRADMRSLQLMASIPLDDHVFYVETYGVIEKLTSKFRETLCGLDPCAMGHDCEHKCVNNNASYYCQCRNGFILNADEKTCSPKREEVKALVVMEDPCRCEARMAFQKQTLAAIQQLTAKLVDVSGRIEVLENLVGRA, encoded by the exons ATGTCACACCTCTGGATTGGGCAGACGGTTCGACGTGTTGGACTGAGAGCCCGTCATACGTGGAGGCGGTTAGACCGCAGCAGGACCATCTGGGACGAAGAGCGAGCAGCGGTCAGACCACCGGGGGGACTCCACATGCAGATAAGGATGAAGTCTTTCCTCTGCAGCCTCTTCTCGCTGCTGCTGGCTGATGTTCTGGCCACTTATCACCTCAGTGCGGGGGATCCTCAGCTGATCGCCGCACAAAGCTACGCTCAAACCAGAAGCAATGGCCGACCTCCGTTCAGGACCCTGAATCCAGCAA TTCACAGAAGTGATTACACGTATAGAGGAGGGTATCACTCCCACTACCAGCCACCAAGGAACCATCCGCCCCTCATGTATCGACATGTTCCTCTATCTCCTCCAGAGACTTATCACAGGCCCTTGGTGGCCATGCCGCCCTATCACAACAGATTCAAAGGGCCGGTGGTGCCACAAATGCACCACATATACAACGGTCTATCTCCACCAGTAGCTCAACATCCCCATCAAAGGCTCAAAGGGCCATTCCCTTACAAAGTGAAAGGTCCATGCCCAACTATGTCAGACCCAACAGTACCAAGAGCACCTGTGGCGCACCCCCCTGCTGCCCCTCCAATCCTACCTGAGCACACAGTGCAGCCAACTCTGCCAGCTACTACGGTGGCACCGGTGACAACCAGCCTGCCAGTGGTGGTGACCACTGTGCCGCCAGTGGAGACCACCGCTCCTGTGAAGCCACTGGTCAGTACCCAAAGCGGCCTCATCACCACCGTCAGTCCTGTGGAGACAG AGATGGACTCTCAGTGCAGGAGCCGTCCCCTGGACCTGGTGTTTATCATCGACAGCTCTCGCAGTGTGCGTCCCGGTGAGTTTGAGAAGGTGAAGATATTCCTGGCTGACATGGTCGACACGTTGGACGTCGGCTCCGACGCCACCAGGGTGGCTGTGGTCAACTACGCCAGCACGGTCAAGATTGAGTTCCTCCTCAAAAGCCACTACAACAAACCCAGCATGAAGAAAGCCATCTCCCGAATCGAGCCCTTGGCGACCGGCACCATGACGGGCCTCGCCATAAAGACCGCAGTGAACGAAGCCTTCACAGAGCAGTCTGGAGCCCGGCTTCGCTCCAGGAACATCTCCAAGGTGGCCATCATCGTCACAGACGGGAGACCCCaggacctggtggaggaggtctcTGCTTCAGCTCGGGCCTCGGGCATCGAGATCTACGCCGTCGGGGTGGACCGAGCTGACATGCGCTCCCTGCAGCTGATGGCCAGCATCCCTCTGGATGACCACGTCTTCTATGTGGAGACCTACGGGGTCATCGAGAAGCTCACCTCCAAGTTCAGGGAGACCCTGTGCG GTCTGGACCCCTGTGCCATGGGACATGACTGCGAACACAAATGTGTCAACAACAATGCCTCGTATTACTGCCAGTGCCGGAATGGATTTATCTTAAATGCAGATGAGAAAACATGTTCCCCGAAAC GCGAAGAGGTGAAGGCGCTGGTCGTGATGGAGGATCCCTGCAGATGTGAAGCCAGAATGGCTTTCCAGAAGCAGACGCTGGCTGCCATCCAGCAGCTCACCGCCAAGC TAGTCGACGTGTCTGGGAGAATAGAGGTTCTGGAGAACTTGGTGGGCCGTGCCTGA
- the LOC130202475 gene encoding uncharacterized protein LOC130202475 isoform X1: MWRLGNISLLWNLMAAVIFLGQARPNMKVNSQSSSGIHSDCVGNLMRLSLDKALAVGNELEVAAINGTQYIVLTPNLAAQCGYSMESDLWGNTRIYSSLLGCYVDNKEDQTFNVGLRLRMYSPTQSDVVTHDVTQTCSYTRWASREILCDRNYMEVSHHIATSEAKGQAQDVKWIDTIPDDSGAEHGIWKLTFYTPEPVSMVLREAEQAGYGAMLTSTRLVMRSPYNTAETYSEDVDGVSMEVFRVSAYYKAPLGLSVVNLAAACPTGGVLVLNDVISWHVPRRLKPLVDDSFEILEKHMGINGKRLDRSQMASRGYTLSTTEFHIVIEIPVGSPDGYYKSHAPDYQYHIAYIVEPMLEVLWRTTGTQDDTRYKVLFPITTPLVLQPLHVQESKLSGRRQNHGLVGKCNKPVLCPSDTVPEARVFSVVLGPLLHDVVLRNITFLTKVLTVEESNARGFTVQEHLYSNGTKSISVLVPFDADIVLKDNPELLVTTYFLSLVFGFMIIPEEAPFAHPVELQASLQDVELPTITGTCDQNQFYISVKYGSQGNNLKAMVGHQQLTPEMADYQFQENGTHFSLVLPYTAKDTTFELITSDSLRASVDFFLLHTSNDWVLADLFLTCNFPLTTTQCYPNGTMTATAVKVDSVADIPSRLTLKDQSCKPAYSDDRFAYFSFSVASCGTKRTFFDHYMLYENEIALPYNKKASQVGPQYRQTISCYYVVNETQTVGFSSKPRLFEPTAEIGSGQLMVQMRLAQDSLYELFYQAEDYPVVKYLRQPLYFEVELLESTDPNLELILENCWATLDEDQTSLPSWDIIVDSCENPDDSYVTIFHPVVSDARVLDPSHIKRFSMKMFTFTKDEEVLKDEIFVHCDVEICDAHSQADGSCRGQCVKPAHQMNYRQERKRVQRGIDSTNQRQISSGPIVLTSG; the protein is encoded by the exons ATGTGGAGGCTTGGTAACAT AAGTTTGTTATGGAACTTGATGGCTGCAGTAATCTTCTTGGGTCAAGCAAGGCCAAATATGAAGGTCAATTCACAGTCAA GCAGTGGCATACATTCAGACTGCGTGGGTAATCTAATGAGGCTGTCATTGGACAAGGCCCTAGCAGTAGGGAATGAGCTTGAGGTGGCGGCCATCA ATGGCACCCAGTACATTGTGTTAACTCCCAACTTGGCTGCTCAGTGTGGATACAGCATGGAGTCTGACCTGTGGGGTAACACTCGAATCTACTCGTCTCTGCTGGGCTGCTACGTGGACAACAAA gaGGATCAAACATTTAATGTTGGCTTAAGGCTCCGCATGTACAGCCCCACTCAGTCAGACGTGGTTACCCATGATGTGACGCAGACTTGCAGCTACACTCGGTGGGCCTCTAGGGAGATTCTCTGCGACAGGAACTACATGGAA GTGTCGCACCACATTGCTACATCTGAAGCTAAGGGACAGGCTCAAGATGTGAAATGGATCGACACCATTCCAGAT GACTCTGGGGCAGAACATGGTATCTGGAAGTTGACATTTTACACCCCAGAACCAGTTTCAATGGTACTGAGGGAGGCTGAACAAGCCGGCTACGGTGCCATGTTGACCTCGACCCGGCTAGTTATGCGATCCCCGTACAATACAGCAGAGACTTATTCGGAGGAT GTGGATGGAGTCTCCATGGAAGTGTTCAGGGTGAGTGCCTACTACAAGGCACCACTTGGTCTGAGTGTGGTGAACTTGGCAGCTGCTTGTCCCACAG GTGGCGTCCTCGTCCTTAACGATGTAATCTCTTGGCACGTACCTCGCCGTCTGAAACCTCTGGTAGATGACAGCTTTGAAATCTTAGAAAAGCACATGGGCATCAACGGGAAGAGGCTTGATAGATCTCAGATGGCCTCCAGAGGGTACACGCTGTCCACCACAGAGTTCCACATCGTCATAGAGATCCCAGTCGGATCACCTGATGGATACTACAAG AGCCATGCTCCAGATTACCAGTACCACATCGCCTACATTGTGGAGCCCATGCTTGAGGTACTGTGGCGGACCACTGGCACTCAAGATGATACCAGATACAAGGTTTTGTTCCCCATTACCACCCCTCTTGTGCTTCAACCTCTCCACGTGCAAGAAAGTAAGTTATCTGGTAGACGACAGAACCATGGGCTCGTAGGGAAATGCAATAAACCCGTTCTCTGTCCCTCAGATACTGTCCCAGAAGCCCGGGTGTTTAGTGTTGTCTTGGGGCCCCTTCTTCATGATGTGGTGCTGAGGAACATCACCTTCCTCACCAAGGTGCTCACTGTTGAAGAGAGCAATGCCAGAGGCTTTACCGTCCAGGAGCACCTCTACTCCAATGGAACCAAGAGCATCTCTGTGTTGGTGCCCTTTGATGCAGATATTGTCCTGAAAGAT AATCCTGAACTTTTGGTTACAACCTacttcctctctctggtctttGGGTTCATGATCATTCCTGAAGAAGCTCCATTTGCCCACCCCGTCGAGTTGCAGGCATCTCTGCAGGATGTTG AGCTACCAACCATCACTGGCacctgtgaccagaaccagtttTACATCAGTGTGAAATACGGGAGTCAAGGCAACAATTTGAAGGCAATGGTTGGACATCAACAGCTGACACCTGAGATGGCTGACTACCAGTTCCAAGAAAATGGAACACACTTCAGTCTTGTACTGCCGTACACTGCCAAGGACACAACCTTTGAG CTGATCACCTCAGATTCACTAAGGGCCAGCGTTGACTTCTTTCTGTTGCATACCAGCAACGACTGGGTGCTTGCTGATCTTTTCTTGACCTGCAACTTCCCCTTAACAACAACCC AGTGCTACCCCAATGGAACGATGACCGCTACGGCTGTAAAGGTGGATTCTGTGGCCGATATCCCGAGTAGGCTGACCCTAAAGGACCAGTCCTGCAAACCGGCATACAGCGATGATCGCTTTGCATATTTCTCTTtcagtgttgcttcctgtggaACCAAAAGAACA ttctttgaccactacatgctgtatgaaAATGAGATTGCCTTGCCTTACAACAAAAAAGCATCACAAGTTGGACCTCAGTACAG ACAAACGATTTCCTGCTACTATGTGGTCAATGAGACTCAGACTGTTGGCTTCAGCTCAAAACCAAGACTCTTTGAACCCACCGCAGAGATCGGCTCAGGACAGCTGATGGTGCAAATGAGGCTAGCCCAGG ATTCATTGTACGAGCTCTTCTATCAAGCAGAAGATTATCCAGTTGTGAAATATTTGAGGCAGCCTCTGTATTTTGAGGTGGAGCTGCTTGAGTCTACTGACCCAAATTTGGAGCTCATCTTAGAGAACTGTTGGGCTACACTTGATGAAGACCAGACATCTCTGCCTAGCTGGGATATCATTGTGGACAG CTGTGAGAATCCAGATGACAGCTATGTGACAATTTTCCATCCTGTTGTGAGCGACGCCAGGGTTTTAGACCCATCCCACATCAAACGCTTCTCTATGAAGATGTTCACCTTCACTAAAGATGAGGAGGTTCTGAAGGACGAG ATCTTTGTCCACTGTGATGTAGAGATTTGTGACGCGCACAGCCAAGCAGATGGTTCATGCAGAGGCCAGTGTGTGAAACCTGCGCACCAGATGAACTACAGACAAGAGCGAAAAAGGG TGCAAAGGGGAATAGACTCTACCAACCAAAGGCAAATCTCCTCTGGGCCTATTGTGTTGACCTCtggttaa
- the LOC130202475 gene encoding uncharacterized protein LOC130202475 isoform X2 produces the protein MWRLGNISLLWNLMAAVIFLGQARPNMKVNSQSSSGIHSDCVGNLMRLSLDKALAVGNELEVAAINGTQYIVLTPNLAAQCGYSMESDLWGNTRIYSSLLGCYVDNKEDQTFNVGLRLRMYSPTQSDVVTHDVTQTCSYTRWASREILCDRNYMEVSHHIATSEAKGQAQDVKWIDTIPDDSGAEHGIWKLTFYTPEPVSMVLREAEQAGYGAMLTSTRLVMRSPYNTAETYSEDVDGVSMEVFRVSAYYKAPLGLSVVNLAAACPTGGVLVLNDVISWHVPRRLKPLVDDSFEILEKHMGINGKRLDRSQMASRGYTLSTTEFHIVIEIPVGSPDGYYKSHAPDYQYHIAYIVEPMLEVLWRTTGTQDDTRYKVLFPITTPLVLQPLHVQESKLSGRRQNHGLVGKCNKPVLCPSDTVPEARVFSVVLGPLLHDVVLRNITFLTKVLTVEESNARGFTVQEHLYSNGTKSISVLVPFDADIVLKDNPELLVTTYFLSLVFGFMIIPEEAPFAHPVELQASLQDVELPTITGTCDQNQFYISVKYGSQGNNLKAMVGHQQLTPEMADYQFQENGTHFSLVLPYTAKDTTFELITSDSLRASVDFFLLHTSNDWVLADLFLTCNFPLTTTQCYPNGTMTATAVKVDSVADIPSRLTLKDQSCKPAYSDDRFAYFSFSVASCGTKRTFFDHYMLYENEIALPYNKKASQVGPQYRQTISCYYVVNETQTVGFSSKPRLFEPTAEIGSGQLMVQMRLAQDSLYELFYQAEDYPVVKYLRQPLYFEVELLESTDPNLELILENCWATLDEDQTSLPSWDIIVDSCENPDDSYVTIFHPVVSDARVLDPSHIKRFSMKMFTFTKDEEVLKDEIFVHCDVEICDAHSQADGSCRGQCVKPAHQMNYRQERKRGSCWHISPINV, from the exons ATGTGGAGGCTTGGTAACAT AAGTTTGTTATGGAACTTGATGGCTGCAGTAATCTTCTTGGGTCAAGCAAGGCCAAATATGAAGGTCAATTCACAGTCAA GCAGTGGCATACATTCAGACTGCGTGGGTAATCTAATGAGGCTGTCATTGGACAAGGCCCTAGCAGTAGGGAATGAGCTTGAGGTGGCGGCCATCA ATGGCACCCAGTACATTGTGTTAACTCCCAACTTGGCTGCTCAGTGTGGATACAGCATGGAGTCTGACCTGTGGGGTAACACTCGAATCTACTCGTCTCTGCTGGGCTGCTACGTGGACAACAAA gaGGATCAAACATTTAATGTTGGCTTAAGGCTCCGCATGTACAGCCCCACTCAGTCAGACGTGGTTACCCATGATGTGACGCAGACTTGCAGCTACACTCGGTGGGCCTCTAGGGAGATTCTCTGCGACAGGAACTACATGGAA GTGTCGCACCACATTGCTACATCTGAAGCTAAGGGACAGGCTCAAGATGTGAAATGGATCGACACCATTCCAGAT GACTCTGGGGCAGAACATGGTATCTGGAAGTTGACATTTTACACCCCAGAACCAGTTTCAATGGTACTGAGGGAGGCTGAACAAGCCGGCTACGGTGCCATGTTGACCTCGACCCGGCTAGTTATGCGATCCCCGTACAATACAGCAGAGACTTATTCGGAGGAT GTGGATGGAGTCTCCATGGAAGTGTTCAGGGTGAGTGCCTACTACAAGGCACCACTTGGTCTGAGTGTGGTGAACTTGGCAGCTGCTTGTCCCACAG GTGGCGTCCTCGTCCTTAACGATGTAATCTCTTGGCACGTACCTCGCCGTCTGAAACCTCTGGTAGATGACAGCTTTGAAATCTTAGAAAAGCACATGGGCATCAACGGGAAGAGGCTTGATAGATCTCAGATGGCCTCCAGAGGGTACACGCTGTCCACCACAGAGTTCCACATCGTCATAGAGATCCCAGTCGGATCACCTGATGGATACTACAAG AGCCATGCTCCAGATTACCAGTACCACATCGCCTACATTGTGGAGCCCATGCTTGAGGTACTGTGGCGGACCACTGGCACTCAAGATGATACCAGATACAAGGTTTTGTTCCCCATTACCACCCCTCTTGTGCTTCAACCTCTCCACGTGCAAGAAAGTAAGTTATCTGGTAGACGACAGAACCATGGGCTCGTAGGGAAATGCAATAAACCCGTTCTCTGTCCCTCAGATACTGTCCCAGAAGCCCGGGTGTTTAGTGTTGTCTTGGGGCCCCTTCTTCATGATGTGGTGCTGAGGAACATCACCTTCCTCACCAAGGTGCTCACTGTTGAAGAGAGCAATGCCAGAGGCTTTACCGTCCAGGAGCACCTCTACTCCAATGGAACCAAGAGCATCTCTGTGTTGGTGCCCTTTGATGCAGATATTGTCCTGAAAGAT AATCCTGAACTTTTGGTTACAACCTacttcctctctctggtctttGGGTTCATGATCATTCCTGAAGAAGCTCCATTTGCCCACCCCGTCGAGTTGCAGGCATCTCTGCAGGATGTTG AGCTACCAACCATCACTGGCacctgtgaccagaaccagtttTACATCAGTGTGAAATACGGGAGTCAAGGCAACAATTTGAAGGCAATGGTTGGACATCAACAGCTGACACCTGAGATGGCTGACTACCAGTTCCAAGAAAATGGAACACACTTCAGTCTTGTACTGCCGTACACTGCCAAGGACACAACCTTTGAG CTGATCACCTCAGATTCACTAAGGGCCAGCGTTGACTTCTTTCTGTTGCATACCAGCAACGACTGGGTGCTTGCTGATCTTTTCTTGACCTGCAACTTCCCCTTAACAACAACCC AGTGCTACCCCAATGGAACGATGACCGCTACGGCTGTAAAGGTGGATTCTGTGGCCGATATCCCGAGTAGGCTGACCCTAAAGGACCAGTCCTGCAAACCGGCATACAGCGATGATCGCTTTGCATATTTCTCTTtcagtgttgcttcctgtggaACCAAAAGAACA ttctttgaccactacatgctgtatgaaAATGAGATTGCCTTGCCTTACAACAAAAAAGCATCACAAGTTGGACCTCAGTACAG ACAAACGATTTCCTGCTACTATGTGGTCAATGAGACTCAGACTGTTGGCTTCAGCTCAAAACCAAGACTCTTTGAACCCACCGCAGAGATCGGCTCAGGACAGCTGATGGTGCAAATGAGGCTAGCCCAGG ATTCATTGTACGAGCTCTTCTATCAAGCAGAAGATTATCCAGTTGTGAAATATTTGAGGCAGCCTCTGTATTTTGAGGTGGAGCTGCTTGAGTCTACTGACCCAAATTTGGAGCTCATCTTAGAGAACTGTTGGGCTACACTTGATGAAGACCAGACATCTCTGCCTAGCTGGGATATCATTGTGGACAG CTGTGAGAATCCAGATGACAGCTATGTGACAATTTTCCATCCTGTTGTGAGCGACGCCAGGGTTTTAGACCCATCCCACATCAAACGCTTCTCTATGAAGATGTTCACCTTCACTAAAGATGAGGAGGTTCTGAAGGACGAG ATCTTTGTCCACTGTGATGTAGAGATTTGTGACGCGCACAGCCAAGCAGATGGTTCATGCAGAGGCCAGTGTGTGAAACCTGCGCACCAGATGAACTACAGACAAGAGCGAAAAAGGG GTAGCTGTTGGCACATTAGCCCGATcaatgtgtga